In the genome of Halobacteriovorax sp. DA5, the window GCCAAACTTATTTAAAAAATCTGCCATCATAACTAGAACGCCAAACCATATAAGTGTGTCCCATGCACCTTTTTCTGACTTAATATCATCCCACGTTAAAACACCTGTAATAAGAAGAATGGATAGTCCTCCAAAAGCAGTTGTTGTAGCGTTTATATTTAAGGTACTTCCAAAAATCCAAAAGACGATAAGAAAGATGAAAGTTGCAATCATTGTCCACTCTTGTACTTTCATCTTACCCATTTCTTCAAGTTTCATTTTGGCAATTTCTTGTGCACCAGGTGTTTCTTTAATTGAAGGAGGATAAACTTTGTAGATGACATAAGGGACAGCGATTAAAGATATTATGCCGGGTAAAATAGCAGCCAACGCCCATCCTCCCCATGTGATTTTAACGCCATTATCTGCAGCAAATTGTTGTATTAATGGATTTGCCGCCATTGAAGTAATAAACATTGCTGAAGTAACCATACATACTTGAAAGCAGCTCAAGGTAAGAAAGTGACCAATCTTTCTATTTGTAGGATCGTTAGGTTTTGAGTCATAGCTGAGGCTTAAAGACTTCATAATAGGAAAAATAATACCTCCACCGCGTGCGGTGTTTGAGGGAGTTGCTGGAGCGAGAATGAGATCACTTATTGCAAGTCCATAAGCAAGTCCAAGTGTTCTTCTCCCAAGTAAGAAGACAAAGTAATAAGCGATACGTGCGCCAAGTCCTGTTTTTACGAACCCATTTGCAATGAAGAAGGCGATAACAATTAGCCATATTGTACTATTAGAAAATCCAGATAAGGCTTCAGCTTTAATTTTCAATGTTTGAGTAAAAAGACTTATAGCAAGTCCTACCATACACATTGAGCCCATTGGCATTGCCTTAATAATAATACCTAAGATGGTGCTTAAAAAGATAGCAAAGAGATACCACGCTTTAGGCTCTAATCCATCTGGGATTTGTTGATGCCAAATAAATACTCCTAACGCAAGAACACAGATAAGTCTGATTAATCGAACTTCAGATTTCATATTATTTATCCCTTTTAAATAAATTGATTTTAATATTGTTGAAGGAGAAGTTGCAATTTAAGAAAAAATTTAAGAAGATGCGTACATGGAAATTACATCATATCATGCACACTTATATTACGATGAATCAACTTACGAGAAGGCCCTAGAGGTTATCGAGCAGGTTAAGAAATTAAGTTATGTTGAAGTAGGAAGAGCACATCAAAAAGAAGTAGGGCCTCACCCTCGCTGGAGTTGTCAGTTCTTATTTTCTCCAGAAAAGTTAAATGACATGATTCCTTGGTTACTTGAAAATAGAAGTGGGCTTACCGTTTTTACTCATGCAAATACTGGAGATGATTATCTAGATCATACTCAAAATACGCTATGGATGGGTGAGATCTTAGATCTGAAACTATCTATGTTTAAACCAATAAAATAAGATTGTTTTTGAAATTCAATTTATCGAAATTTCGATTAATTTTATCGTTAGTGTCAAAGATTAATAGAACACACACAAAGTATTTCCCCTAAATAGGATATAATTGTTTAGCATTTAAACCATCGCAAGGGGGAGAGAATGACCGATGTACTGCTGGGAGAGGTCGATGGCCTCGTGGAAGAACATCAAAAAGTGAGTAGGGCCTTTAAGGAATTAATTGTCCTGTCTCAAGAAGTCGATAGAGTTTGTAAAAACCATATCGATGTGCCAAAGGATATCACCAACTTTTTGATTAAATTCTGGGTAACTCTCGAGGCCCTTACTCAAAAAGAGGAAAAATATATCTTTCCTTCATTAATAAAAGACATTGATAGACGAGCTTATGAAAAGGCGAATGAAGCATTGAGAACTCACTCTAAATTAAAGACTGAACTGAAAGTTCTGGTGGATTATGTTTTACAATACAAAGTTAATGAGAATTCATGTGAGCTTTGGAAAGAGCTTGTTAATCGTACTACCGAAGTTGTTACAACACTTGAGGAGCATTTAAATTACGAAGGTGAGATATTTGCACAGATGATAAATTCTTACCAAATTTATGATGGGCATAGTGTTGATATAGTTTCTCCATCAGATTTAAAGCTTAAAATTAGCTAAATAGTAGAAGTTGATTTAGGTCATAAAACAACAAAGCTGACGTAGATCATATTGCGCCATGCGTAGGTTGCTATACTTATTTGAAGTATAGATATTACTGCAGGGGTAAAATAAGTGAGTAAAGTTTCAAATTTTAAAGATCAGGTGGCCAAGCTTGTTTCTTTTCATCAACAAATTCGTACAGAGTTTAAAAGTCTAATTATTTTATCTCAGGCTGTAGGAGAATCATCAAAAGGTAAGCATGGGGCCCCAAGCGGTATCTCTGAATTTCTTTTGAGGTTTTGGATTACACTTGAAGCGGATATGCAAAATGAAGAGCGATATATTTTTCCTTTAATACTTAGGGAAAATTGTAGCGATGCATATGAGTATATTAAAGAAATGACTAATGAGCATTTGGAACAAGAAGAAGAACTTAGAGGTCTAATTCAAATGGTGCAAAATTATGAACTACAAGAAGAGAGTTGCCCAGAATGGGAGAATCTTTATCTAAAAGTAAGACAGGCCGTTGATAATCTATGCCGACATATGAACTATGAAAATGAAGTTATGTATTCATTTGTTTCGCAATATGAAAATAGAAATGGAGCTGCAGTTTAAAAAAATACAACACCAAATTCTTGAAGGATCAATTTCACTGTCGGTGAAATTGATTTCTTTGATGGCATAACGGCCCAAATCGGAATCGACTGATCCGTGTACTCACTAAGCAAAGGCAATAACGTCTTATTTCTAATATGATCTAAAACATAAACACCAGGTAGTTTACAAATACCAAGACCTTGAAGAGCTGCGTTCATTTGTGCTCGTCCATTGGAGCTCTTAAAATTTCCTCTTACTTTAATACTTTCTTTTTGATCTTCATTATAGAATTGCCAGGTATCATTATTTCCAATGAGACAATTGTGAGAGCTAAGGTCTTTTGGTTTTTTGGGATGTCCAAACTTATTTAGATAATTTGGTGATGCGCAGACAAATTCTTTACGATCAGCAATTTGAATAGCAAAACCTTTCTTTGGCTTTTTAGCTGTTACACGAATAGCAAGATCAAACTCATGAGAAGTTATATCAATTAGCTCAGTAGAGAACTCAAGTTCTGCTTCGATTCCCGGATGTTTCATCATGATATTTGAAATCATTGGAGCAATGATATCTTCTCCATATGCTCCGGCCAAAGAGATTCTTATTTTATCTTTAGTGGATTCATAGCTCTCTTTAGATTGTTTAGTAAATCTTTCTATTTCTTGGATATGAATTGCACATATTTCAAAGTAGTTTTTACCGAAGTCTGTGAAGTCAATGAAGCGCGTATTTCTTTTTAGTAGTGGTTGCCCAAGTTTGTCTTCTAGCTCCTTCACTGCTTTACTTAAATGTGAACGAGAGACATTAAGGGCATCTGCTGCTTTCGTAAATGATCGAAATTGTGCAACTTTTATAAAACTATAAATGTGACTTAAATCCTTTATTGTTTCCATGTGTAAACAATGTGTCGAATGATGTCACAATTGTCAACAATTTGGTTTCAATATATAATGATGCATCAAGATAAAAGAATATTTTTCTGGAGGTATATATGAAAGTAAAAGCTGCTGTTGCTTGGGGCCCAAATGAGCCACTTAAAATTGAAGAAGTTGATTTAGAAGGACCAAAGAAGGGAGAGGTTCTTGTAAAAATGCATGCTACAGGTGTTTGTCATACTGATGCATTCACTCTTTCTGGAGCAGATCCAGAAGGTCTATTTCCTGTAATTCTTGGTCACGAAGGTGGTGGAGTTGTTGTTGAAGTAGGTGAAGGTGTAACTAGTGTTGAAGTTGGTGATCACGTTATTCCTCTATACACTGCTGAGTGTGGTGTTTGTAAAATGTGTAAATCAGGAAAAACAAATCTTTGTTCTTCTGTTCGTGAGACACAAGGTAGAGGTCTTATGCCAGATGGAACAAGCCGTTTTTCTAAAGATGGAAAAATGATTCATCACTATATGGGAACTTCTACTTTTGCTGAATACACAGTTGTTGCTGAAGTATCTCTTGCAAAAGTTAGTAAAGAAGCTCCTCTAGATAAAATCTGCCTTCTTGGTTGTGGTGTAACAACTGGAATCGGTGCAGTTTTCAATACTGCTAAAGTTGAAGAAGGTGCAACAATTGCAGTATTCGGACTTGGTGGAATTGGGCTATCGGTACTACAAGGTGCAAAGATGGCAAAAGCTGGAAGAATTATTGCTATTGATATTAATGATGATAAGAAAGAAATGGCAATGAAGTTTGGTGCAACTGACTTTGTTAACCCTAAAAATTATGACAAGCCAATTCAAGACGTTATTGTTGAACTTACTGACGGTGGTGTTGATTACTCGTTTGAGTGTGTTGGTAACGTTAATTTAATGAGAGCAGCTCTAGAGTGTTGTCACAAAGGTTGGGGGGAATCAATTATTATTGGTGTCGCAGGTGCAGGTCAAGAAATCAGTACTCGTCCATTCCAACTAGTAACTGGACGTGTTTGGCGTGGTAGTGCTTTTGGTGGTGTAAAGGGGAGAACAGAACTTCCAGGTTATGTTGATCGTTATATGTCAGGCGAAATTAATCTTGATGATCTTGTAACTTTCAAATTACCATTAGAAAAAATCAATGAAGCTTTCGATCTAATGCACGAAGGTAAGGCAATTAGAACTGTTATTGATTTTAATGCTGAAGGTTAATTCATGAGCTTTGAAAAATTAAAAAGTCATAAATCATTTGAAGGGGAGACAGCATTCTGTCTCCACTCTTCAAAAGTTACAAAGACAGATATGAAGTTTTCATACTTCAAGCCTAATACTGATAAAATTGAAAATATAATCATTTGGTTATCTGGCCTTACATGTACGGAAGTGAATTTCATAACAAAAGCAGGTGCTCAATTTCACCTTGCTAAGACAAATACAATGATCGTTTGTCCTGATACTTCTCCAAGAGGACTTGAGCTTCCTGGTGAGCATGATAGTTATGATTTTGGTTCAGGTGCTGGGTTTTACTTAAATGCGACTACAGATGGTTATAAAGATGATTATAAGATGTATGATTATATCGTTAATGAGTTTGTTCCATTACTAAAGGATGCCTTTGGAAATGCAAAGCTTTCGATTACTGGTCACTCAATGGGTGGGCACGGAGCACTTGTTATCGGCTTAAATAATCCTGAATTATTTCATGCTATCTCTGCGTTCTCTCCAATCGTAAATCCAACGCAAGTACCTTGGGGGCAAAAAGCCTTTACTGGGTATTTAGGCAATGATGAGAATTTATGGAAGCAGTACGATGCTTGTGAGTTGATCAAGAGTGGCAGGACTCATGCAAAGAAAATATTGATTGAGCAAGGACTTGCTGATGAATTCTTTGAAGAACAATTAAAGACAAAGAATTTTGAAGATATTTGTGCAGAGTTTAATCAAGAGCTAACGGTAAATTATCGCCAAGGATATGATCATAGCTACTATTTCATCGCCTCATTTATCGAGGATCATCTCAAACACTTAATTTCTTAATTTATAATTAAAGACAAGGGCCTCACGGGCCCTTTTTTATTTACTTTAGTTATGAATTTGATGGAATTGTCGATATAATTATTGCCATGGAAAAAATGAAACTCACATTTTATGGCGCTACATCAACGGTAACTGGATCAAAAACTTTTCTACATATAAATGGTAAGAATATTCTCATCGATAGTGGAATGTTTCAGGGAGGAAAAGATTTAAGTGATTTAAATCAAAAACTTCCAGATTTTGATATTTCAAAAATTGATGCAATTTTTCTTACTCACGCTCACTATGACCACTCTGGCTACTTGCCTGTATTAGTTAAGAATGGCTTTAAGGGTAAAATATATTGTACTGAAGTAACAAAGAAGATTGTCGAAATAATCTTAAAAGATTCTGCAAATATTCAAGAGTACGATTTTAAAGAAAGGAAAATAAAAGAAGTTCTCTATGGCCTTGATGATGTAGATGAAACAATGACATATTTTAAAGTTGTAGAACAAGGTCAATGGTACGGAGACGACTTTCGTTATATTTTTGAAGAAGCAGGTCATATTTTAGGTGCTTCTAGTATTATCTTTGATAATGGAGAGTCCAAAATCTGTTTTTCAGGAGACGTTGGCCGTAAGGATGATCTTATTCACATGGCGCCTCATAAAGAAACAGAATCAGACTATCTTGTGATTGAATCAACTTATGGAGATCGCCTTCATAAGAAAGAAGATACTCAATTAGTACTTAAAAAACATATTAAGAGAATAATATCTACTCAAGGTGTACTTCTTATTCCTGCTTTTGCGGTTGCACGAACTCAAGTTATTATCTACTCACTATTTGAACTTTTCGAGAAGTATCCGGATATAGATATTCCAATTTATCTGGATACTCCAATGGGAGTTCGTGTAACAAGGCTATATATGCAAATGGCCGAAAAGTTAAAAGTTGATTCTGAGCGATTTATCTCTGCAATGAAAAAAGTACGATTTGTTGAATATAGTAGCGATACAAAGAAACTAGCTCGCGCTAAGAAGCCATTTATTCTAATAAGTTCCTCAGGAATGATAAGTGGTGGGAAGATTCTTAAGTATATGGATATGTACGCAAAACATGAGAATAATACAGTTCTAATAACTGGCTTTCAAGGTGAGGGGACGATCGGTCGAAAGTTAGTTGATAATGAAAAAGAAATCTATCTTCTTGGGCATACGATGAATGTCAGGGCCCATGTCGAAAAATTAGAGTCAATGTCGGCCCATGCTGATCGTGATGAATTGATTGATTATATTAAAAAATCAGGTTCAAACTTAAAAAAGGTTTTCGTTAATCACGGAGAAGAGCCAGTCGTCATTAACTTTGTAAAGACTATAAAAGAGAGCTTGGGTGTAGAGGCGATCAATGTTGAAGATGGCATTGATTATATTTTGGGGGAATAATGAAAATTGTTGTTACTGGTGGACCAGGTGGTGGAAAAACTACTGCACTTGATCTTTTCAAAAGAGAACTTGTGGAAGATATCGTGATTGTTCCTGAAGCTGCTACTTCTGTTTTTCAAAGTGGTGTTGCTAGAGATAAGAGACCTGAAGTTGTAAAAGATATTCAAAAAATGATTTATGATTATCAAGTGAACTTAGA includes:
- a CDS encoding MBL fold metallo-hydrolase, with product MEKMKLTFYGATSTVTGSKTFLHINGKNILIDSGMFQGGKDLSDLNQKLPDFDISKIDAIFLTHAHYDHSGYLPVLVKNGFKGKIYCTEVTKKIVEIILKDSANIQEYDFKERKIKEVLYGLDDVDETMTYFKVVEQGQWYGDDFRYIFEEAGHILGASSIIFDNGESKICFSGDVGRKDDLIHMAPHKETESDYLVIESTYGDRLHKKEDTQLVLKKHIKRIISTQGVLLIPAFAVARTQVIIYSLFELFEKYPDIDIPIYLDTPMGVRVTRLYMQMAEKLKVDSERFISAMKKVRFVEYSSDTKKLARAKKPFILISSSGMISGGKILKYMDMYAKHENNTVLITGFQGEGTIGRKLVDNEKEIYLLGHTMNVRAHVEKLESMSAHADRDELIDYIKKSGSNLKKVFVNHGEEPVVINFVKTIKESLGVEAINVEDGIDYILGE
- the fghA gene encoding S-formylglutathione hydrolase; translation: MSFEKLKSHKSFEGETAFCLHSSKVTKTDMKFSYFKPNTDKIENIIIWLSGLTCTEVNFITKAGAQFHLAKTNTMIVCPDTSPRGLELPGEHDSYDFGSGAGFYLNATTDGYKDDYKMYDYIVNEFVPLLKDAFGNAKLSITGHSMGGHGALVIGLNNPELFHAISAFSPIVNPTQVPWGQKAFTGYLGNDENLWKQYDACELIKSGRTHAKKILIEQGLADEFFEEQLKTKNFEDICAEFNQELTVNYRQGYDHSYYFIASFIEDHLKHLIS
- a CDS encoding DOPA 4,5-dioxygenase family protein; the encoded protein is MEITSYHAHLYYDESTYEKALEVIEQVKKLSYVEVGRAHQKEVGPHPRWSCQFLFSPEKLNDMIPWLLENRSGLTVFTHANTGDDYLDHTQNTLWMGEILDLKLSMFKPIK
- a CDS encoding anion permease, which produces MKSEVRLIRLICVLALGVFIWHQQIPDGLEPKAWYLFAIFLSTILGIIIKAMPMGSMCMVGLAISLFTQTLKIKAEALSGFSNSTIWLIVIAFFIANGFVKTGLGARIAYYFVFLLGRRTLGLAYGLAISDLILAPATPSNTARGGGIIFPIMKSLSLSYDSKPNDPTNRKIGHFLTLSCFQVCMVTSAMFITSMAANPLIQQFAADNGVKITWGGWALAAILPGIISLIAVPYVIYKVYPPSIKETPGAQEIAKMKLEEMGKMKVQEWTMIATFIFLIVFWIFGSTLNINATTTAFGGLSILLITGVLTWDDIKSEKGAWDTLIWFGVLVMMADFLNKFGFVPWFSKYVANEVSTLAWTIAFPILAGIYFYSHYFFASATAHVTAMAAVFIGVGVQVGVPPYLMAITLGFFSNLFGSLTHYGSGPAPVFFGSGYVDLSDWWKMGFLISIVNILIWLIIGGAWWKFLGLF
- a CDS encoding S-(hydroxymethyl)glutathione dehydrogenase/class III alcohol dehydrogenase, which gives rise to MKVKAAVAWGPNEPLKIEEVDLEGPKKGEVLVKMHATGVCHTDAFTLSGADPEGLFPVILGHEGGGVVVEVGEGVTSVEVGDHVIPLYTAECGVCKMCKSGKTNLCSSVRETQGRGLMPDGTSRFSKDGKMIHHYMGTSTFAEYTVVAEVSLAKVSKEAPLDKICLLGCGVTTGIGAVFNTAKVEEGATIAVFGLGGIGLSVLQGAKMAKAGRIIAIDINDDKKEMAMKFGATDFVNPKNYDKPIQDVIVELTDGGVDYSFECVGNVNLMRAALECCHKGWGESIIIGVAGAGQEISTRPFQLVTGRVWRGSAFGGVKGRTELPGYVDRYMSGEINLDDLVTFKLPLEKINEAFDLMHEGKAIRTVIDFNAEG
- a CDS encoding hemerythrin domain-containing protein; the protein is MSKVSNFKDQVAKLVSFHQQIRTEFKSLIILSQAVGESSKGKHGAPSGISEFLLRFWITLEADMQNEERYIFPLILRENCSDAYEYIKEMTNEHLEQEEELRGLIQMVQNYELQEESCPEWENLYLKVRQAVDNLCRHMNYENEVMYSFVSQYENRNGAAV
- a CDS encoding LysR family transcriptional regulator; amino-acid sequence: METIKDLSHIYSFIKVAQFRSFTKAADALNVSRSHLSKAVKELEDKLGQPLLKRNTRFIDFTDFGKNYFEICAIHIQEIERFTKQSKESYESTKDKIRISLAGAYGEDIIAPMISNIMMKHPGIEAELEFSTELIDITSHEFDLAIRVTAKKPKKGFAIQIADRKEFVCASPNYLNKFGHPKKPKDLSSHNCLIGNNDTWQFYNEDQKESIKVRGNFKSSNGRAQMNAALQGLGICKLPGVYVLDHIRNKTLLPLLSEYTDQSIPIWAVMPSKKSISPTVKLILQEFGVVFF
- a CDS encoding hemerythrin domain-containing protein; translation: MTDVLLGEVDGLVEEHQKVSRAFKELIVLSQEVDRVCKNHIDVPKDITNFLIKFWVTLEALTQKEEKYIFPSLIKDIDRRAYEKANEALRTHSKLKTELKVLVDYVLQYKVNENSCELWKELVNRTTEVVTTLEEHLNYEGEIFAQMINSYQIYDGHSVDIVSPSDLKLKIS